One region of Astyanax mexicanus isolate ESR-SI-001 chromosome 15, AstMex3_surface, whole genome shotgun sequence genomic DNA includes:
- the LOC125781222 gene encoding scavenger receptor cysteine-rich type 1 protein M130-like isoform X1 codes for MNGSDSCSGRVELQYLSEWGTVCDVSWDMRASSVLCAQLKCGSAVAVLWSDWFGEGSGRIWADVFDCQGNETHLLKCPISSWSRTACSHKQDVGLICSGSSLASHEGVVRLTGGMECEGEVEVFFRQDWRRVLLDSWSESEASVVCRQLGCGSVLNISSSSSSSPEHSYMCVTGFNCSGSEAHLRNCSSSQAVNCSSTEQLYITCSGYSFIRLVGSGGDCAGRLEVFHSGSWGTVSDELWDIEDAQVVCRQLQCAVALSAPVPVPARFGSGTGPIWLNEVECEGNEASLWNCRYQLCGEDECGHKDDVGVVCSEYKEIRLTEGCEGNLEVYYNGTWGNVCVNGMTDETAKLICRELNCGRTGSESWSKARVESAPNWLDNVKCRKHDSTRWHCPSSSWGENRCDNRNEVACITCSENGNTLDLTNWLCDSSPHERPCSKHIPLRLRGGVGSCTGWLQVCHNKTWGSVCGDLWDIRDAQVVCRQLGCGPALSANRRAADGSGGGTIWMNRVKCRGNEIHLWDCPHSLKNHTDCSHSAGVTCGGFLYHTLPLNNKRGQMGHFVLQDSQPQTRRIILPQTPPPAVPSIYPVSLLVLGYVLFLALVLLVVLFYQNRVLRRVISKRRKTSAEPVYEEIDTRLIPKRITVSTETSFC; via the exons atgaacggctcagactcttgttctggtcgagtggagctccagtacctcagtgagtggggtacagtgtgtgatgtaagctgggatatgagagcttccagtgtcctctgtgctcagctgaagtgtgggagtgctgtggctgtgttgtggtcagactggtttggggaggggagtggccggatctgggcggatgtgtttgattgtcaggggaacgaaacacacctgttaaagtgtcccatttcatcatggagtcgaactgcatgctctcataaacaggatgttggactcatctgcagtg gttcttctctggcgtctcatgagggtGTAGTGAGATTgactggagggatggagtgtgagggggaggtagaggttttcttcaggcaggactggaggagagttctgctggactcctggagtgagtctgaggcctctgtggtctgcagacagctgggctgtggttctgtactcaacatctccagctcctcttcatccagtcctgaacacagctacatgtgtgtgacgggtttcaactgctctgggagtgaagctcatctgaggaactgcagcagctcacaagcagttaactgcagctccacggaacagctctacatcacctgctctg gctacagcttcatcaggctggttggttctgggggagactgtgctggaaggctggaggttttccacagtggatcatgggggacagtgagtgatgaattgtgggatattgaggatgcgcaggtggtctgcagacagctgcagtgtgcagtcgccctcagtgctccagtaccagtaccagcccggtttggatctggaactggacccatatggctgaatgaggtggagtgtgaggggaacgaggcgtctctgtggaactgcagatatcagctgtgtggagaggatgaatgtggacacaaggatgatgtaggagtcgtctGCTCAG agtataaagagatcagactgactgagggctgtgaggggaatctggaggtgtactataatggaacctgggggaatgtgtgtgtaaatgggatgactgatgaaacggcaaaattgatctgtcgagagctgaactgtggaagaactggcagtgagtcttggtctaaagcaagagtggaatcagctcctaactggctggataatgtaaaatgtaggaaacatgactccactcggtggcactgtccatcttcttcctggggggagaacaggtgtgataatcgcaatgaggttgcttgcattacctgctcag agaatggaaatacactagatttgacaaattggctgtgtgattcatctcctcatgagagaccgtgctcaa agcacattcctctgaggctgaggggaggagtaggaagctgtactggatggctgcaggtgtgtcataataaaacatgggggtctgtatgtggtgacctctgggacatcagggatgctcaggtggtctgcaggcagctgggttgtgggccggcgctgagtgctaatagaagagctgctgatggttctggtggaggaactatctggatgaacagagtgaagtgtagagggaatgagattcacctgtgggactgtcctcattccctgaagaaccacactgactgctcccacagtgctggagtcacttgtggag gcttcctgtatcatactttgcctttaaataataaaagaggacagatgggacattttgtcttgcaag attctcaaccacagacaagaagaatcatacttccacaaactcctccaccagctgttccctccatctatccagtgtctctcctggttctgggatatgtgctcttcctggccttagtgcttctggttgtgctgttttatcagaacagagtgctcaggagag tgatctctaagaggaggaagacttcagctgagcctgtctatgaggagattgacaccaggctcatccctaaaagaattactgtctcaactgaaa cctccttctgctga
- the LOC125781222 gene encoding scavenger receptor cysteine-rich type 1 protein M130-like isoform X3 has product MNGSDSCSGRVELQYLSEWGTVCDVSWDMRASSVLCAQLKCGSAVAVLWSDWFGEGSGRIWADVFDCQGNETHLLKCPISSWSRTACSHKQDVGLICSGSSLASHEGVVRLTGGMECEGEVEVFFRQDWRRVLLDSWSESEASVVCRQLGCGSVLNISSSSSSSPEHSYMCVTGFNCSGSEAHLRNCSSSQAVNCSSTEQLYITCSGYSFIRLVGSGGDCAGRLEVFHSGSWGTVSDELWDIEDAQVVCRQLQCAVALSAPVPVPARFGSGTGPIWLNEVECEGNEASLWNCRYQLCGEDECGHKDDVGVVCSEYKEIRLTEGCEGNLEVFYNGPWGNVCNNGMDVETMGLICRELNCGRFKTERATKARVESAPYWLDDVKCRKHDSTLFHCPSSSWSQNNCDRSSEVTHITCSGEKKQLAFENLQKFFLFPNQDYMPIRLRGGEEICSGRLEVYHNAEWGSICADLWDIRDAQVVCRQLGCGPALSANRRAADGSGGGTIWMNRVKCRGDEIHLWDCPHSLKIHTDCSHSAGVTCADSQPQTRRIILPQTPPPAVPSIYPVSLLVLGYVLFLALVLLVVLFYQNRVLRRVISKRRKTSAEPVYEEIDTRLIPKRITVSTETSFC; this is encoded by the exons atgaacggctcagactcttgttctggtcgagtggagctccagtacctcagtgagtggggtacagtgtgtgatgtaagctgggatatgagagcttccagtgtcctctgtgctcagctgaagtgtgggagtgctgtggctgtgttgtggtcagactggtttggggaggggagtggccggatctgggcggatgtgtttgattgtcaggggaacgaaacacacctgttaaagtgtcccatttcatcatggagtcgaactgcatgctctcataaacaggatgttggactcatctgcagtg gttcttctctggcgtctcatgagggtGTAGTGAGATTgactggagggatggagtgtgagggggaggtagaggttttcttcaggcaggactggaggagagttctgctggactcctggagtgagtctgaggcctctgtggtctgcagacagctgggctgtggttctgtactcaacatctccagctcctcttcatccagtcctgaacacagctacatgtgtgtgacgggtttcaactgctctgggagtgaagctcatctgaggaactgcagcagctcacaagcagttaactgcagctccacggaacagctctacatcacctgctctg gctacagcttcatcaggctggttggttctgggggagactgtgctggaaggctggaggttttccacagtggatcatgggggacagtgagtgatgaattgtgggatattgaggatgcgcaggtggtctgcagacagctgcagtgtgcagtcgccctcagtgctccagtaccagtaccagcccggtttggatctggaactggacccatatggctgaatgaggtggagtgtgaggggaacgaggcgtctctgtggaactgcagatatcagctgtgtggagaggatgaatgtggacacaaggatgatgtaggagtcgtctGCTCAG agtataaagagatcagactgactgagggctgtgaggggaatctggaggtgttctataatggaccctgggggaatgtgtgtaacaatgggatggatgtagaaacaatggGTCTCATCTGTcgggagctgaactgtggaagatttaagactgagagagctaccaaagcacgagtggaatcagctccttactggctggatgatgtaaaatgtaggaaacatgactctactctgtttcactgtccatcttcatcctggagtcagaacaattgtgatagaagcagtgaggtgactcacattacctgctccg gagagaagaaacagcttgcatttgaaaaccttcaaaaattcttcttatttccaaaccagg attacatgcctattaggttgagaggaggagaggaaatctGTTCTGGGAGGTTGGAGGTGTATCATAATGCTGAGTGGGGGTCTATATGTGCTGACCtctgggacatcagggatgctcaggtggtctgcaggcagctgggttgtgggccggcgctgagtgctaatagaagagctgctgatggttctggtggaggaactatctggatgaacagagtgaagtgtagaggggatgagattcacctgtgggactgtcctcattccctgaagatccacactgactgctcccacagtgctggagtcacctgtgcag attctcaaccacagacaagaagaatcatacttccacaaactcctccaccagctgttccctccatctatccagtgtctctcctggttctgggatatgtgctcttcctggccttagtgcttctggttgtgctgttttatcagaacagagtgctcaggagag tgatctctaagaggaggaagacttcagctgagcctgtctatgaggagattgacaccaggctcatccctaaaagaattactgtctcaactgaaa cctccttctgctga
- the LOC125781222 gene encoding scavenger receptor cysteine-rich type 1 protein M130-like isoform X2 — MNGSDSCSGRVELQYLSEWGTVCDVSWDMRASSVLCAQLKCGSAVAVLWSDWFGEGSGRIWADVFDCQGNETHLLKCPISSWSRTACSHKQDVGLICSGSSLASHEGVVRLTGGMECEGEVEVFFRQDWRRVLLDSWSESEASVVCRQLGCGSVLNISSSSSSSPEHSYMCVTGFNCSGSEAHLRNCSSSQAVNCSSTEQLYITCSGYSFIRLVGSGGDCAGRLEVFHSGSWGTVSDELWDIEDAQVVCRQLQCAVALSAPVPVPARFGSGTGPIWLNEVECEGNEASLWNCRYQLCGEDECGHKDDVGVVCSEYKEIRLTEGCEGNLEVFYNGPWGNVCNNGMDVETMGLICRELNCGRFKTERATKARVESAPYWLDDVKCRKHDSTLFHCPSSSWSQNNCDRSSEVTHITCSGEKKQLAFENLQKFFLFPNQGQCSNYMPIRLRGGEEICSGRLEVYHNAEWGSICADLWDIRDAQVVCRQLGCGPALSANRRAADGSGGGTIWMNRVKCRGDEIHLWDCPHSLKIHTDCSHSAGVTCADSQPQTRRIILPQTPPPAVPSIYPVSLLVLGYVLFLALVLLVVLFYQNRVLRRVISKRRKTSAEPVYEEIDTRLIPKRITVSTETSFC, encoded by the exons atgaacggctcagactcttgttctggtcgagtggagctccagtacctcagtgagtggggtacagtgtgtgatgtaagctgggatatgagagcttccagtgtcctctgtgctcagctgaagtgtgggagtgctgtggctgtgttgtggtcagactggtttggggaggggagtggccggatctgggcggatgtgtttgattgtcaggggaacgaaacacacctgttaaagtgtcccatttcatcatggagtcgaactgcatgctctcataaacaggatgttggactcatctgcagtg gttcttctctggcgtctcatgagggtGTAGTGAGATTgactggagggatggagtgtgagggggaggtagaggttttcttcaggcaggactggaggagagttctgctggactcctggagtgagtctgaggcctctgtggtctgcagacagctgggctgtggttctgtactcaacatctccagctcctcttcatccagtcctgaacacagctacatgtgtgtgacgggtttcaactgctctgggagtgaagctcatctgaggaactgcagcagctcacaagcagttaactgcagctccacggaacagctctacatcacctgctctg gctacagcttcatcaggctggttggttctgggggagactgtgctggaaggctggaggttttccacagtggatcatgggggacagtgagtgatgaattgtgggatattgaggatgcgcaggtggtctgcagacagctgcagtgtgcagtcgccctcagtgctccagtaccagtaccagcccggtttggatctggaactggacccatatggctgaatgaggtggagtgtgaggggaacgaggcgtctctgtggaactgcagatatcagctgtgtggagaggatgaatgtggacacaaggatgatgtaggagtcgtctGCTCAG agtataaagagatcagactgactgagggctgtgaggggaatctggaggtgttctataatggaccctgggggaatgtgtgtaacaatgggatggatgtagaaacaatggGTCTCATCTGTcgggagctgaactgtggaagatttaagactgagagagctaccaaagcacgagtggaatcagctccttactggctggatgatgtaaaatgtaggaaacatgactctactctgtttcactgtccatcttcatcctggagtcagaacaattgtgatagaagcagtgaggtgactcacattacctgctccg gagagaagaaacagcttgcatttgaaaaccttcaaaaattcttcttatttccaaaccagggtcagtgctcaa attacatgcctattaggttgagaggaggagaggaaatctGTTCTGGGAGGTTGGAGGTGTATCATAATGCTGAGTGGGGGTCTATATGTGCTGACCtctgggacatcagggatgctcaggtggtctgcaggcagctgggttgtgggccggcgctgagtgctaatagaagagctgctgatggttctggtggaggaactatctggatgaacagagtgaagtgtagaggggatgagattcacctgtgggactgtcctcattccctgaagatccacactgactgctcccacagtgctggagtcacctgtgcag attctcaaccacagacaagaagaatcatacttccacaaactcctccaccagctgttccctccatctatccagtgtctctcctggttctgggatatgtgctcttcctggccttagtgcttctggttgtgctgttttatcagaacagagtgctcaggagag tgatctctaagaggaggaagacttcagctgagcctgtctatgaggagattgacaccaggctcatccctaaaagaattactgtctcaactgaaa cctccttctgctga
- the LOC125781223 gene encoding soluble scavenger receptor cysteine-rich domain-containing protein SSC5D-like isoform X1, producing MDIRVLLIFLLTTVTLVTSDSVRLVDGGSRCAGRVEVLHRGHWGTVCDDYWDMRDAAVVCRELGCGEAIDAPRRARFGSGSGPIWVEYANCAGSESSLKNCRSYDWGRQRCNHDEDAGAVCAEVRLVGRSRCSERVEVLHGESWITVCDADFDQQGAEVVCRELGCGSPVEVLGAAAFGRGEGQVCLEELQCRGSESQIHFCPKSSSLKHNCSHDNDVGLACSGDKRRLVGGPHACSGSVEKLHRNSWLPVCDADFNQQDAEVVCSWELGCGSPVEVLGAAAFGRAEGQMWSEELQCRGNESHMYLCQTSPSLKPNCSHNKDVGLRCSGHTQARLMNGSDSCSGRVELQYLSEWGTVCDVSWDMRAASVLCAQLKWGSSVAVLGSDWFGEGSGRIWADVFDCQGNETHLLKCPISSWSRTACSHEQDAGVICSGSSLASHEGGVRLSGGMECEGEVEAGRTGGEFCWTPGVSLRPLWSADSWAVVLYSTSPAPLHPVLNTATCV from the exons atgGACATCCGAGTTCTACTCATTTTTCTATTGACCACTGTCACTCTCGTCACATCTG acagtgtgaggttggtggatggtgggagccgctgtgctgggagagtggaagttcttcatagaggacattggggaacagtgtgtgatgattactgggatatgagagatgctgcagtggtgtgtagagagctgggctgtggggaagccatagatgcaccacggagagctcgctttggatcaggatcaggaccgatctgggtggaatatgctaactgtgctggatcagagtcttcactgaagaactgtaggtcgtatgattggggtagacagagatgtaatcatgatgaagacgctggtgctgtttgtgcag aagtcagattggtgggcagatctcgctgctctgagagagtggaggttcttcatggagagagctggatcacagtgtgtgatgctgactttgaccagcagggtgcagaggttgtgtgtcgagagctgggctgtggttctcctgtggaggttctgggagcagctgcttttggtagaggggagggtcaggtgtgtttagaggagcttcagtgtagaggcagcgaatcacagattcacttctgtccaaaatcatcttcactcaaacacaactgctcccatgataatgatgtgggactggcatgttctg GTGACAAGCGAAGACTTGTTGGTGGTCCTCACGCATGCTCTGGGAGTGTAGAGAAGCTTCATCGGAATTCTTGGcttccagtgtgtgatgctgactttaaccagcaggatgcagaggttgtgtgcagctgggagctgggctgtggttctcctgtggaggttctgggagcagctgcttttggtagagcagagggtcagatgtggtcagaggagcttcagtgtagaggaaacgaatctcatatgtacctctgccagacatctccttccttgaaacccaactgctctcacaacaaggatgtgggactaagatgctctg gtcacactcaggctcggctgatgaacggctcagactcctgttctggtcgagtggagctccagtacctcagtgagtggggtacagtgtgtgatgtaagctgggatatgagagctgccagtgtcctctgtgctcagctgaagtgggggagttctgtggctgtgttggggtcagactggtttggggaggggagtggccggatctgggctgatgtgtttgattgtcagggaaacgaaacacacctgttaaaatgtcccatttcatcatggagtcgaactgcatgctctcatgaacaggatgctggagttatctgtagtg gttcttctctggcgtctcatgagggaggagtgcggttgtctggagggatggagtgtgagggggaggtagaggcaggcaggactggaggagagttctgctggactcctggagtgagtctgaggcctctgtggtctgcagacagctgggctgtggttctgtactcaacatctccagctcctcttcatccagtcctgaacacagctacatgcgtgtga
- the LOC125781223 gene encoding deleted in malignant brain tumors 1 protein-like isoform X2 produces MRDAAVVCRELGCGEAIDAPRRARFGSGSGPIWVEYANCAGSESSLKNCRSYDWGRQRCNHDEDAGAVCAEVRLVGRSRCSERVEVLHGESWITVCDADFDQQGAEVVCRELGCGSPVEVLGAAAFGRGEGQVCLEELQCRGSESQIHFCPKSSSLKHNCSHDNDVGLACSGDKRRLVGGPHACSGSVEKLHRNSWLPVCDADFNQQDAEVVCSWELGCGSPVEVLGAAAFGRAEGQMWSEELQCRGNESHMYLCQTSPSLKPNCSHNKDVGLRCSGHTQARLMNGSDSCSGRVELQYLSEWGTVCDVSWDMRAASVLCAQLKWGSSVAVLGSDWFGEGSGRIWADVFDCQGNETHLLKCPISSWSRTACSHEQDAGVICSGSSLASHEGGVRLSGGMECEGEVEAGRTGGEFCWTPGVSLRPLWSADSWAVVLYSTSPAPLHPVLNTATCV; encoded by the exons atgagagatgctgcagtggtgtgtagagagctgggctgtggggaagccatagatgcaccacggagagctcgctttggatcaggatcaggaccgatctgggtggaatatgctaactgtgctggatcagagtcttcactgaagaactgtaggtcgtatgattggggtagacagagatgtaatcatgatgaagacgctggtgctgtttgtgcag aagtcagattggtgggcagatctcgctgctctgagagagtggaggttcttcatggagagagctggatcacagtgtgtgatgctgactttgaccagcagggtgcagaggttgtgtgtcgagagctgggctgtggttctcctgtggaggttctgggagcagctgcttttggtagaggggagggtcaggtgtgtttagaggagcttcagtgtagaggcagcgaatcacagattcacttctgtccaaaatcatcttcactcaaacacaactgctcccatgataatgatgtgggactggcatgttctg GTGACAAGCGAAGACTTGTTGGTGGTCCTCACGCATGCTCTGGGAGTGTAGAGAAGCTTCATCGGAATTCTTGGcttccagtgtgtgatgctgactttaaccagcaggatgcagaggttgtgtgcagctgggagctgggctgtggttctcctgtggaggttctgggagcagctgcttttggtagagcagagggtcagatgtggtcagaggagcttcagtgtagaggaaacgaatctcatatgtacctctgccagacatctccttccttgaaacccaactgctctcacaacaaggatgtgggactaagatgctctg gtcacactcaggctcggctgatgaacggctcagactcctgttctggtcgagtggagctccagtacctcagtgagtggggtacagtgtgtgatgtaagctgggatatgagagctgccagtgtcctctgtgctcagctgaagtgggggagttctgtggctgtgttggggtcagactggtttggggaggggagtggccggatctgggctgatgtgtttgattgtcagggaaacgaaacacacctgttaaaatgtcccatttcatcatggagtcgaactgcatgctctcatgaacaggatgctggagttatctgtagtg gttcttctctggcgtctcatgagggaggagtgcggttgtctggagggatggagtgtgagggggaggtagaggcaggcaggactggaggagagttctgctggactcctggagtgagtctgaggcctctgtggtctgcagacagctgggctgtggttctgtactcaacatctccagctcctcttcatccagtcctgaacacagctacatgcgtgtga